A single window of Nitrospirota bacterium DNA harbors:
- the rny gene encoding ribonuclease Y — translation MEIIEVVIIGIGAIIIGAIAGFIIRNRMMEDKVKEGREQAERIIKDAEREAETKRKEIEIEAKDKLYQARIEIERETKDKQAELVNLDKKLSQKESHLDKKGDQLDRKDNDLHRKERELVVREKLATEKIDQYEQLLRTSREQLEHISGMSAEEAKKHLMQAMEDEAKFEAAKEIKHIEDDAKANAEKKAKEIITTAIQRYANEHVAEVAVSVVNLPNDDMKGRIIGREGRNIRALESATGVDFIVDDTPEAVIISGFDPVRREVARQTLEKLISDGRIHPGRIEELVEKVKKDVEKNMKEDAEKVLFELGIQNVHPEIVKLLGRLKYRTSYGQNNLFHAREVAFICGMMASELHLDVTLCKRMALLHDIGKALTHEHEGAHTTLGLEAAKKYGENLKVQNAIASHHGDIEPNCVESVLVAASDALSGARPGARRETFEAYIKRLENLEKVATSFKGIDKAYAISAGREIRVIVKHENISDAEAAQIARDMAKKIHDELTYPGQIKVTVIRESRYVELAK, via the coding sequence ATGGAAATTATAGAGGTCGTAATAATAGGAATCGGTGCGATCATTATCGGGGCAATCGCTGGATTCATAATAAGAAACCGGATGATGGAGGACAAGGTTAAGGAAGGACGTGAGCAGGCTGAGAGAATCATCAAAGATGCTGAGAGGGAGGCAGAAACCAAAAGAAAAGAAATCGAGATAGAGGCTAAAGATAAGCTTTATCAGGCAAGGATTGAAATAGAACGTGAAACCAAGGACAAACAGGCAGAGCTTGTAAACCTGGACAAGAAACTGAGCCAGAAGGAGTCCCACCTGGATAAAAAAGGGGACCAGTTAGACAGAAAGGATAACGATCTGCACAGAAAAGAACGGGAACTGGTTGTACGTGAAAAGCTCGCGACTGAGAAGATAGATCAATACGAACAATTATTGCGCACGTCCAGAGAACAATTGGAGCATATATCAGGAATGTCGGCAGAAGAAGCAAAGAAGCACCTCATGCAGGCTATGGAAGATGAGGCAAAGTTTGAGGCTGCCAAAGAAATAAAGCACATAGAGGATGATGCCAAAGCTAACGCTGAGAAAAAGGCCAAGGAAATAATTACAACCGCTATTCAGAGATATGCCAATGAACATGTTGCAGAGGTGGCGGTATCAGTAGTAAATCTGCCGAATGACGATATGAAGGGAAGGATTATCGGACGGGAAGGAAGAAACATTCGCGCACTTGAGAGCGCTACAGGAGTGGACTTTATCGTAGATGATACACCTGAAGCAGTAATCATCTCAGGCTTTGACCCTGTACGCCGTGAGGTTGCAAGGCAAACGCTTGAAAAACTAATATCAGACGGCAGGATACATCCTGGACGTATTGAGGAACTTGTGGAAAAAGTTAAGAAGGATGTGGAAAAAAATATGAAGGAGGATGCCGAGAAGGTATTGTTTGAACTCGGGATTCAGAACGTCCATCCTGAGATTGTTAAACTTCTGGGCCGCCTTAAATACAGGACAAGTTATGGCCAGAATAATCTCTTCCACGCCAGGGAGGTAGCTTTTATCTGCGGCATGATGGCATCCGAGCTTCACCTTGATGTTACCTTATGCAAGAGGATGGCGCTGCTTCATGATATCGGCAAGGCCTTAACTCATGAGCATGAAGGGGCCCATACAACACTCGGTTTGGAAGCTGCAAAAAAATATGGTGAGAATTTAAAGGTGCAGAATGCGATAGCTTCACACCACGGGGACATTGAGCCAAACTGCGTGGAGAGTGTGCTCGTAGCTGCCTCTGACGCCCTTTCCGGCGCAAGACCAGGGGCAAGAAGAGAGACATTTGAGGCTTACATAAAGAGGCTTGAGAATCTGGAAAAGGTTGCAACATCCTTTAAAGGAATAGATAAGGCATACGCGATATCTGCAGGAAGGGAAATACGCGTCATCGTAAAACATGAAAATATTTCAGATGCGGAGGCCGCACAGATAGCGCGTGACATGGCGAAGAAAATTCACGATGAGTTGACATATCCTGGTCAGATCAAGGTAACAGTTATTAGAGAAAGCCGTTACGTGGAGCTCGCCAAGTGA
- a CDS encoding TIGR00282 family metallophosphoesterase, translating to MNILFIGDVIGETGRKIIGNKLETVVDEYRINLVIANGENAAGGFGITPRIADELLDAGINVITSGNHIWDKKEIVPYLEKERRVLRPANYPDGVPGHGSFTAYTNTRDKVVVLNLTGRVFMGNFDCPFRLIDREIKRLRAESDIIIVDFHAEATSEKIALGWYADGRVSAIIGTHTHVQTADEQILPKGTAYITDVGMTGPTNSVIGIEKEMVIDKYLTLMPKRFEVAKGRTILSAVVIEVNELDGKALSIERLQLRDD from the coding sequence GTGAATATCCTGTTTATTGGTGACGTTATAGGCGAGACAGGACGGAAGATAATTGGAAATAAACTTGAGACGGTTGTTGATGAATACAGGATCAACCTGGTAATTGCGAATGGTGAAAACGCTGCAGGCGGCTTCGGCATAACGCCCAGGATTGCGGACGAACTGCTGGATGCCGGGATAAATGTAATTACCTCAGGTAATCATATATGGGATAAGAAGGAGATAGTGCCCTATCTCGAGAAAGAGCGTAGGGTACTGAGGCCTGCCAACTATCCTGATGGTGTCCCTGGGCACGGAAGTTTCACCGCTTACACGAATACCCGTGATAAGGTCGTTGTACTTAATCTTACCGGTCGTGTCTTTATGGGCAATTTTGACTGCCCCTTCCGTCTTATTGACCGTGAAATCAAGCGGCTTAGGGCTGAGTCGGATATTATCATAGTTGACTTTCATGCCGAGGCAACATCTGAAAAGATTGCATTAGGGTGGTATGCGGACGGCAGGGTATCAGCTATCATAGGCACACACACGCATGTCCAGACGGCTGATGAACAGATCCTGCCAAAAGGCACGGCCTATATTACTGACGTCGGGATGACCGGACCAACAAATTCAGTCATAGGTATAGAAAAGGAAATGGTCATTGATAAATATCTTACGCTGATGCCAAAGCGCTTTGAAGTAGCTAAAGGCAGAACTATCCTGTCTGCAGTGGTAATTGAGGTAAATGAACTTGATGGAAAGGCGTTATCAATTGAAAGGTTACAGTTAAGAGATGACTGA
- a CDS encoding exodeoxyribonuclease VII large subunit encodes MDIPFRHILTVSQLTSIIKSSLEDKFTDVWIEGEISNFRVPSSGHIYFTLKDNSSQIRAVLFRTSARMLKFVPKEGLHVLCRGRITVYEFRGEYQIVIEYMEPRGIGALLMAFEQLKERLLKEGLFDESRKRPIPPFPKKIGIVTSPTGAAVRDILKVIERRFASVEIVIAPASVQGERAAPEIVDAIVDLNAIEGIDVIIVTRGGGGIEDLWPFNEEIVARAIFNSQIPVISAVGHEIDFTIADFVADLRAPTPSAAAEMVVKNKEDIQRHLHTLYQRLLYAEKTFLGKTRERINSLRARVFSPEKEIGRYFQRLDDVEIRLRNGIKRLIKDKQHNIEKLIMDINSFNPQNRIQLYKHRMDTSLNSLFKNFSHMLALKKEGFHIVVARIDSLSPLAILSRGYSITYKLPERSIIKSSADVKNGDKIEAKLHDGTITCIVE; translated from the coding sequence ATGGACATTCCCTTCCGGCATATTCTTACCGTCTCCCAGCTGACTTCCATAATTAAGTCATCACTTGAAGATAAATTTACAGACGTGTGGATAGAAGGTGAGATATCTAATTTCCGGGTACCTTCTTCAGGGCATATCTATTTTACACTGAAAGATAACTCATCCCAGATCAGGGCTGTATTATTCAGAACATCTGCCCGCATGCTCAAATTTGTCCCTAAGGAGGGTCTTCATGTACTTTGCCGAGGGAGGATTACCGTATATGAATTCAGGGGCGAGTACCAGATTGTAATAGAATACATGGAACCGAGGGGGATTGGAGCACTCCTGATGGCCTTTGAACAATTAAAGGAACGTCTATTGAAAGAGGGCCTGTTTGATGAATCAAGAAAGAGGCCGATACCCCCCTTCCCGAAAAAGATCGGGATTGTAACTTCTCCTACAGGGGCCGCCGTAAGAGATATACTCAAAGTAATAGAGCGGCGTTTTGCCAGTGTGGAAATAGTCATCGCCCCTGCGTCAGTACAGGGGGAGAGGGCGGCTCCTGAGATCGTTGATGCAATAGTGGATTTGAATGCGATTGAAGGCATTGATGTAATTATTGTTACAAGGGGCGGCGGAGGGATAGAAGACCTATGGCCATTTAATGAAGAGATAGTAGCCCGTGCAATATTTAACTCACAGATACCTGTCATATCTGCAGTCGGGCATGAGATAGACTTTACAATAGCTGACTTTGTTGCTGATTTGCGGGCGCCTACGCCATCGGCAGCGGCAGAAATGGTTGTTAAGAACAAGGAAGATATACAGCGGCATCTGCATACGCTCTATCAGAGACTGTTGTATGCTGAGAAGACTTTTTTAGGGAAGACACGGGAACGAATCAACTCTTTGAGAGCCAGGGTATTCAGCCCGGAAAAGGAGATAGGCAGATATTTTCAGAGATTAGATGATGTGGAAATTAGATTGAGAAACGGGATTAAAAGATTAATTAAAGACAAACAACATAACATTGAAAAACTGATAATGGATATAAATTCCTTCAACCCGCAAAACAGAATCCAGCTGTACAAACACAGAATGGATACTTCACTAAACTCTCTGTTTAAGAATTTTTCACACATGCTTGCACTGAAAAAAGAGGGATTTCACATTGTCGTTGCGAGGATTGATAGCCTCAGCCCACTGGCTATTCTGTCTCGGGGCTACAGCATTACATATAAGCTCCCTGAGAGATCAATTATAAAGTCATCTGCTGATGTGAAGAATGGAGATAAGATAGAGGCTAAACTCCATGATGGCACAATCACTTGTATAGTTGAATAA